The following nucleotide sequence is from Roseivirga sp. BDSF3-8.
GTGGTGGGGTTAAACAGGTGCCTTTCACCGCGCCTTTTCCACTGGTAGAGGCCGCCGGTGTTAAGGCCGGCGGATTCGGTCTCCTGCCCGAAGGCTTTTTTATGCCGTACGATGATTTCGCGGGCAATTTCTTTAAAGCCAAGCCCTTCTATGCGGCTGACTGTTCCTGCAAAGCACTTGTCTACGACGCGGCTGTTGAGGCCGAGTATTTCAAATACCTGGGCTGACTGATAGGAGGCGAGGGTGCTGATACCCATTTTGGAGAGTACCTTGAGCAGTCCGTATCCAATGGCTTTCCTGTATTTAGAAAACACATCCTCAGTGGATGGAGACCCTTCTACCAGTCCTTTTGCATTAAGCCTGGCGAGGGTGTCCAGGGCGAGGTAGGGGTTTACGGCACTGGCGCCATAGCCTATGATGGTGGCTACGTGGTGGGTCTCGCGCACATCACCGGCTTCTACGACTATGCCGGCCTTGGTACGCAGTCTTTTTCTGACGAGGTGGTGATGGACTGCACCGGTGGCCATGAGGGAGGGTATGGCTGCGTGGTTTGGTGAGATGGCTTTGTCACTGATGATCAAGAGCTTTTTTCCATCCAGCACAAGGTGCTCGGCTTTGCGACAAATGGCATTAACTCCGGCTTCGAGGCCATCAGGGTCTTCCACATCGAAAGTTGCGTTTATAATGCCATAGGGAAAGCCTCTGTTGGAGAGGTTTCTGAGCTTCTGGAGATCTCCATTGAGAAGGAGGGGGTGGGAAATGTGTACCTGGCGGGTGTGCTCGGGTGTTTCATCTAATATGTTGAGGCTCTCTCCGACGCGGGTAAAAAGGGACATAACGAGCCGCTCCCGTATGGGGTCGATGGGCGGGTTACTAACTTGGGCAAAAAGCTGTTTGAAGTAACTGCTGAGGTGCTGGCTCTGATCGGAAAGGGCGGCGAGGGGGGTATCTGCTCCCATGGAACCGACAGGTTCTTTACCACTGGCAGCCATGGGTAGTAGTATGGTGTTGAGGTCTTCGCGGGTATATCCGAAGGCCTTCTGGTAGGTTTCGAGCATATTATCATCTACACCGGAAGGCACATGGATGGGTCCGGGAAGCAGACGTAGCTTAATGCGCTGCTCTTTTATCCACTGGCCATAGGGCTGCCGGGTAACTACTTCGCGTTTTACTTCCTCATCATGGAGCACACGGCCTCTTTCTAAATCGGCTACGAGCATGCGGCCGGGCTGAATTCGTCCTTTTCTCAGTATCTGGCCTTCTCTGACGGGGAGTGCGCCGGCTTCTGAGGCAACGATAAGTCTGTTGTCGGTGGTGATGCAGTAGCGGGCAGGACGGAGTCCGTTACGGTCGAGGGTGGCACCTACCATTTTGCCATCGGTAAAGATGAGGGCAGCAGGTCCGTCCCACGGCTCCATAAGGGAGGCATGGTATTTATAAAAGGCTTTACGCTTGGTGTCCATGAGCTTGTTGTCCTGCCAGGCTTCGGGTACCAGCATCATCATTACGTGGGGCAGGGAACGGCCGCTAAGCACGAGCATTTCTACGAGGGCATCGAGGTTGGCGGAGTCGGAATGCTCCGGGTCTGTTACGGGGAGGAGCTTTTTGAGCTCTTCATCGGTAAAGCTGCGGGAGCGCATCATGGCCTCTTTGGATTTCATCTTGGTGACATTACCCCGGATGGTGTTGATCTCGCCATTATGGGCCAGGTAGCGGAAGGGCTGGGCTAGCTTCCAGTTTGGAAAGGTATTGGTGCTAAAGCGTGAATGTACGAGGGCAAAAGCTGAGGCCATGCGCTCTTCCTGCAGGTCTGTATAGTATGGGCGCAATTGATTGGTACGCAATTGTCCTTTATAGATGAGGGTTTTGTGGGAGAGGCTTACCATGTAGAACTCTCCGTTATTCCCATGAATGTGGTTTCGCCCGATGGTGTGGGTGATGTGGTTACGCAGGACGAAAAGCTTACGCTCGAGGTCATCGAAGGTGAGCCCGTCGTGATGGGTGAGGAATACCTGCTCGATAAAAGGGGCCACTCTTGCGGCACCGGCTCCGGGTATGGCTTTATTGACGGGTACTTCTCGGTATCCGAGCACCTGAAAGCCCATGCCGGTTGCTTCTTTTTCAAATAGTTCGCGGCAGGCTTCGCGTACTTCTTTCATGACGGGCCAGAAGATGGTGCCGGCACCGTAGCGACCGGGCGGGGGAAGTTGCAGTCCTTGCTTCCGGCATTCTTCAGAAAGAAAGTCGTGGGGCATTTGCAATAGAATACCAGCGCCGTCGCCTGTTTCAGGGTCGGCACCGGTACCACCGCGGTGCTCCATATTTTCCAGCATATCGAGCGCATCCTGTATGGTGCGTGCCTCCCGGCGGCCGTCTATATTAACAATACAGCCGATACCGCAGGCATCATGCTCTAGCTGGGGACAGTATAGTCCCTTGGTATGATCGTTTGACATGGCAAAGCATTATGGGGTTGTTTACAGGGCTGCTTACACAAAATGGCAGCCGAGGGGTCGGGTTTATGCTGTTGCCAAAAAATAGGGTTGAAATCAGTTAAGCATTATACGGAAAAATGAGATCAATTAAAACAGGGGGCCCATTGAACGAACGCATCATCATTAGAATAATACAATTAAATTACAGTAGGAAGGTTCGATAAGGAATCCTTAAGGGATATACGTGGAATGCCTCTACTCGTAACGGAGAAGCAACGGACCTACGACGGATTTGGAACGGAGATAGACTACGTGATGAGGAGAGAAAGTTGGGGGTATTTCAAAAATAAGAAAAATATCAGTATTAGAAATATACAATATAGATGATTCTTTTTGAACTCTATTACTTTCCGCTATAAGGGGCGATTTGGAGGCTCACGGTTCTTTGTAGTATTGGTATTAATGATAGAAACAGGTGGCTTACTCAGATGCCGGATAAAAAAAACAGGCCGGCCAATGGCCGGCCTGTAGATCAGGCTAGGAACCGGGTACTTATTCCTTCACCCAACTCTTGGTGGTGGTGCCCTCCTGGCAAATGATGCGCAGGAAATACAGGCCGGGCTGTAGCTGGCTTACATCCATACGCTTTTGTGTGCTGTTAAGCGTGTGGGTTCTGATGTGACGTCCATCAGCGCCCAGTATGAGTATGGTGGCTTTATCATTACCTGCGGGGGCTCTCACTGTCAGTTGGTTTAACGCAGGGTTAGGAAATATTTCAAATGTATCGGCAGGGGTGCCCGGCGCCGAAAGCCGTGCCACGCTGCCGCATTGCCCTACTGTTTCTTCATGGTAGGAGGCGGCACTATTGCGCTCACCGCCTTCGGGGACACTATAGGTGTAGTAGAAGTCTATCTGATCTCCGTCGACAGCATTCAACTCACTGACAAAGTTTCCGCTACCATCTGCACTTAGTGCATATCCTGGGAAGGTGGCTGAGCTGCTGTTCTTGCGCAGATAGAGAATAACCAGGTTGCTCCCTACGCCTGCACGAGCAGGTTTGAAGGTAAGGGTCTTACCGTCCAGCTCGTAGGTATAGTCCACCCCACTGCCGGTGCTATTAGGCCCATTACCGGTGCAGGTAGTAGCTGGTGGCGAAGGTGGTGTGGTGCTTCCCTGGGTACCATATACTCTGAACTCATAAAGTGAATAGCCATAGGGGGTGGTGCGGCTGGTGCCGTACATGCGGATGTAGCGCCCTGTCCCGCTTAGGCTAAGGCTGTCAAGGCCACCATCGCCGGAGGTGGTGCTATACACCTGGTTCCAGTTACTGCCATCGGCAGAGACTTCTATGCGGTAGCTGGCTGCTGCTGCTGCCTCCCACTGTAGTGCTACGCTGCTGATGTCGTAGGTATTTTGGAGGTCGACCTGTATCCACTGGGGGTCAGAAAAATTACTACTCCAGCGGGTGGCAAGGTCTCCGTCTACTGCATTGGCAGCCCCCAGGCCTGCGCCTTCGGAACTGCTGCTGGTAGCAGGCTTATTAAGGGCGATGTTAACAGGGGTTTCGGGGTCGGGATCAGGGTCGGGGTTCTGGCTACCTGTACTGGTGCCTTTTATGTATATGTCATCAATTTCGATATTGCCAATAGCGCCTTCGGTACCCAGTAGCTGAAAGAACTGATTAACGGCGGTAAGGTCTACATTGGAGAAGTCTGAAAGGGGGATTTCGACAAGGTGCCACTGGCCGTCACGAACGAATCCATAGGGGTCGCTGCCATTCCGGAACTCTACCCAGCCTTGTCCTATGCCATCTACATTACCGCTTTTCATGCCTATGCTGAAAGGGGTGGTGGAGGATGTCTTAAGGGCAAAATGAAGGGAGCCATCGGCAAATCCGCTAAGGTCATGTTTGATAGCGGCTTTGATTCCCATACCAAACCAGGCAAGGCCGGGGGCAGAGGTATAGGCCAGTGACTCGCTGCCTTCGTATGGTGCCTGGCTGACTTCCTGCAGGGTATTTTCCCAAACGAATATGTCAGCATCCTGTGGCATGCTAAGTTCGGAGGCTACTGAGGCTGTTTCGGTTAGTATACCGAAGTTGGTACCTGTGGGCACGGGGCGTGCAGGGCCTTCTTCCCAATAGACATTGTCAAAGGCTATCTCAACGGGGGCGCCGGGAGGGTCTCCTTTGAACATGAAGGGCTGGCTCACGGATACAAAGTCTACATTATTAAAGGCATTGAGGGGTATGGCTACTTCGTGCCACTGCCCGTCACGTACGAGTCCGTATAGGTTTTCGCCATTTACAAAGGTAATGAAGCTATCTCCTGCCCCACTGCTAACGCCTATGTCAAAGGTGGCGGTGCTGGTGGTCTTTACGTGCATACGCAAATAGCCGTCAGAGAAGGCTGACATGTTTAAGGGGTCTGAGGCTATGCCCATGCCAAACCAGTTACCGGCCTCGGCGCGGAAGCTCATTACTTCACTGCCTTCATAAGGGGCTGTAGTGGTAGCGGTCAGGTTGTTCCACAGGAACAGGTCTGCATCGGTACCGAAGGTGAGGGAGTTATCTACGGGTGTGTTTTCAGTATAGATACCAAAGGTGCCTGTGTAGCTATTGGCGCCGGGGGTGTAAATCTCTGCTCCGGGCACTTCATATACGCGCACGTAGTCCACGTACATTTTAGCAGGCAGGGGAGCGGTGATGCCTGCGGGGTCGTAGATATCGGGGAAGATACCACCTACGGCGAGGTTAAGAATAATGAAATAGGGGTGGGTCTTAAACTCTTCCAGTGAAGAACCGGAGGGGCTTATGTCAAAAGACCAGTACTCGACATCGTCGATGTAGCCTTTTACCACTGTGCTATCCCAGTACATTTTGTAGATGTGGTAGTCCTGGGAAAGGTCGGCTGCGGCATCATAGGTTTCGCCATACCCGGCGTAGTTGCCTTCATAATCCCAGTGGGCAGTAGCGCCTACGCGGTTATTTACTTTGCCGGCGGCTATGGCGTCGGCGGTACCCATCTCCACAATATCGAGTTCACCTGAGGCTGGCCATACATTTTCACTACCGAGCAGCCAGAAAGCAGGCCAGAGCCCATTTGCCAGGTCAGGCATTTTGATCCGGGCCTCTATGATACCATATTTCAGCTCTACACGGCCTTCTGTTTTTACCCGGCCAGAGGTAAAGGAGTATCCTTCGCGGTTTTCGCGCAGGGCCTGAATGACGAGGTTGCCGTTTTCAAGGTAAACGTTTTCGCTGCGGTCGGTGTAGAGCTGCAGTTCCTGGTTATTTCCCCAGTTCCACACGCCCACGCCTACATCGTAGGTCCAGACTTCCGGGTCTAAGGTAGTGCCGTCGAAGTTTTCTTCCCAGATCAGATTCTGGGCTGTGGCGTAAAAGCAACTACCTATAATAAGGCTTAGGGTTATGACAATTGTTTTTGTACGAATAGAAAAGTCTCGCCAAAATGGAGAGAGGCTGGTCAAAGGATGTTTCATGAGTTTAGTTGTTAATTCAAAGGTCAAAAAATACCAGACAGACTGGCTGAGAGTGCAGAATCACACGCTGCAAATCCCTTATAATGTACTTAAAACCAACTTACAAGAGACTTGGCAAGGGCTATTTGGGAGATTAGCCCCGCCTTATTGATACATACACCCGGGGCAGTATGAGGGGTAACCCTTACTCCAGTGAAGGGTGAGCCTCAGGTAAATCACTCCCCGTAAGAGGTATAAAGAGAATCGACCCTGCATGGATTTGCTCATCTTTCAGACCTTTGCCATTCAGGAATTGCATGACCCTTTTCTTTATTTCCGGATGTGAAAGCAACTGTTCATGCCCGGCATTTTCTACTACGAGATGGGCTGAACTGGGGTAGCGTTTTCTTATTTCCTGTGCCTGGGAGGGTGGGGTTCTTGCATCCAGTTCACCGCTAATGAATAATACCGGTACGGTCAGAGTATCGACATAAGAAATAAGTGGTTCGCGGGTTTTAGGCCATGTATCCAGCACCAGATAAAAGGGGAAGTTTACCGAATTTCCGAACAAACTACTGTGGGCTTGTCGCCTGATCTTTTGCCTGCGATTAGGCGCTACACCACTTTCAATCCCCTGGCTCAGTCCATTTGCCGGCACAGCCAGAAAGTAAACGATGCGTTTCTGTACGAACCACCGGAGGATTTTGGTATTGCCTTTACTTAGGGAATACAGCAGGCGGGGTATCACAGGGATATCGGTCGCATCGTCCATGTCCATCCGGAGGATAAGAGCAAGACCCAGCGGACCTACAAGAATTTGATGGCTCGTACCTGTAAGGGGGTGGGTGACTGTAACCTCTACGGGCTCATTTTTGAGATTTTGCATTACCTGTCTAAGTAAAGCGGCCAAATCAGGAATATCCCGGCTGAGGGCTGTATCGGCTGCTACCATTGCGGACAACTTCGCAAAATGGGCGTCTGCATCTGCCGGAAGGTTAAAAGACTGATCTAAGCCATCTGTGGCAGCGAGCACAGCCCGGCTTATGCGGCGGGGCAGGGCCTGCAGCAGCATGAGGCTGATTCGGGTACCGTAGCTGTACCCAAATAGGGCGAACTTTTCCAAACCTAATGCTGCAGTGACTTCCTCCACGTCCCGTGCATTTTCAGCCAGATGGTAGCCTGTCACATCTACCCCCCTCTCCCGGAATACTTCGAGGGCCCGGGTGGCCATCTTCTGGTAATGCCGGGCTGCCTTGTCTTCACTTACCAGTACATCAGTAGGGAATTCACCCTCCCAAATATAAACCAGGTCTCGATCATGGGTGCCTCGCTGGTCTATAAGCAACACATCTGATTGGGCCAGGTAAGGTAACCAGTCCGTGAGGTAATGGGGATCCTTAGCCTGCCAAGAAGATGGGCTACCGCCTCCTTCCAGGTAAATAAGCGGCGGGGTGATGCCCGCACTGGTGGTTTTCATTAAGGCAAAATGAATATCGATAAGCCTTGAATGAGCAGCATCCCGGTTTTCAGGCACTTTCAGGATACCGAATTGTACCTTCACTTTTACTCCCTCAGAGGAGGTAACGACCGTATCGGTTGTTGTGAGTCTGTTCTCCTGCGCCTGACAATAACAGGATAGAGGGCATAGGCATGCGAAGAAAAATATGAGTCTTTTGACCATCATCGATTGTGTAGTTTGAGTGAAAATGATAATGGTCAAATGAAGCGTTTTCAAGCGATGCACGCCAATTGAAGAGGTTTCAAAACAGTATTTGACACCTAAGAGGCTGCCTTCTGTGCTAAAAACTCCGTCGGGGTGAGGCCATTTTCCTTTTTGAAGGCCCGGTAAAAAGAGGCCTTGGAACGAAAGCCTGCCTCAAAGGCGATACCCATAATAGATAGGTGGGTGGTATCATCCCTTCCTGCCAGGCGGAGAAATTCGTTTACCCGATACTGGTTTATCAGGTTATTAAATGTGGTGTACAGACCTTGGCCGATCACCAGGGAAACCTCCTTTTCGGGCCAGCCCAATAGCCCGGATAAAGATTTCACCGTGAGATCCTGCCGGAGGTAGGGTTTTTCATTGGTCAAAAAACGGGTCAGTTGGCAGCTTCGGTCTTCCAGTTCGGCCACGGAATACTTCATACTGCGAGCTCTGGATAGATATTGGCCCACCTCATCAAAGTGGCTGATGAGGTAGTGATAGCCTAGCCCATATATAGCGAGGCTAAGTAAAAGGCCCATGGGCTTGTAAATGAGGTAGGTGTTTTGGTCAAGTTCCTGAATAAAAATCATGGCCGGGGGAATTACCAGGAGTAAAAATGCGGGTATGGCCGCCCACACTCTTATAAAGATTTTAAGCCAACGCTTTACCCCTTTATGGTATGCCCTGGGGCGAAGATCACCAGCCTGGGTATGCAGCCGGATGCCGGCCACCAGGTAGGCAAATAGTTGAATGAGGCCAAAAGCGTTAATGACCAGTGAAACCATCTGTATTGCCGGAATATGAGCGAGCGCCCACTCTACATGATTGGCTGTATAAGTGAAAAAAGCCATGAAGAGAACTCCATCTACCAATAGGGAAGGAATGAAGTGAAGCAGGAAGGCCGGCTGCCACCTGAACCGCGGGTGTACAAGCGACCGGATGTGAAAGTATGCAATCGGGCCCACTGCCAGACCAAAGGAGATAGGGACAGGGAACCGGGCATTGTACATATGAATGGACTCTTCCAACACGGCGTGGAGCAGGATCAGGGAAAAAAGTATGATGAGCACTCCGAGAAACAAGGCGGGAAACTGCGGCACAGGGGTCTCCTTACCGGCCCTATCTGCCTTGCCTGCGACCCGCACTGACCGGCTGATAAGTATCGTACCAAGAACGAGACCCTGGATTACGGCCATCAGAAAGTAAAAATTGGAAGACTCTAGTGAAGTATCCAGCATCTGCGGGGTGACATTTTACTTAAATATACGAATCAGGCTCAAATATGAATTCCGGCTACAAGCCATCGTGTTGGCGAGTCTCCCTTAACAATGTGGAAGGAAAGGCGTTTTCCCATATAGTTATCACTATTACTATATGCCACAGGAACCTCTCTCTATACTTATTCACATAAGTGGGGTAGCGCTCGTACTGCTTACTTTGATCGATTTCTGTTTTACCGCCTTTATCCCGAATAAGGAGGGCTTGCTTACACGTAAGGTTAGCCGTGGCGTGTATGGTATCATGTTTCTGCTGGCAGGAAAAAAAGGGACCTCCCCGGTGCTAAACTACATGGGTTTTGCGATCATGTTCTGCATGTCGCTGACGTGGATTTTTTCCAGCTGGGCAGGTTTTACTCTTATCTTTCTCTCGGACCCTTACTCTGTTATCCATGGTACGGAGAAGTACCCGGCGGAATTCTGGGACGTGGTCTATTTTGTAGGGTTCAGTTTGTCTACCAGCGGATTAGGGGACTTCGTGGCTTCTACCAAATTCTGGCGGATAGTGACTGCCCTGGCGAGCGTGGTGGGAATCATGCTGATAACAATGTCTATTACGTACCTGGTGCCGGTGATCTCGAATATGATCCAAAAAAGGAAGGTGAGCATCTACCTTGCCTCCCTGGGGGAAAGTCCTGAGCAGATAGTGGTTCAGAGCTATAATGGTGAGGATTTCAAGTCTCTGGGGAATCACCTGGGATCATTGGCTGCGATGGTGTTCGAATATTCGCGTAACCACCTCTCGTACCCTATTTTGCACTATATGCATAATAATAGCCCTCATGATAATATTGTATTGAAGATGTGCAGCCTGGATGAGGCGCTGAATATATTCCTGTTTCACATTCCCGAGGATAAAAGACCTGAAATGACTGACCTGCGGGTGATAAGGCGAGCGCTTACGCAGTATCTAAGTACGTTGAAGTATACGGCGCCTGCAGATGACACGCCTCCCTTACCCGATCTGGATGTGGTGGCAGAAGGTACGGGCATAGCATTACGTAACAGGGAGGACTCTGACATAAACACTATCTATAAGGGCTTAAAGAAGAGAAGGGGCCTTTGGCTTGCAAATATTCGAGAGAATGGCTATTCCTGGGAGGATATCCGGGGCACTAAGTTTGAAAATAATCTGGATCAGCCTGAAGGGATGGCCTTCTCCTATGATCATAAGGTATTTCATTAATGGGGTGCCTTAAGGCTAAATACCTACCCCTATTGTTAGCTGTATACCTCTGTTTCTCCCACTGTCCAGCATAGACCTGGCCGTGGCGGACCTTGCTACATCAGCCAGACCGTAATAGTACCTTGCTCCAATCATTAGCTGACCAAAACGAAACCCCAGCCCGGCAGCGATTCCATAATCAATGCGGCGGAAGTCATGATCTGAGAGAAGGGGCACAGGATCATCTAACCCACCAGGTTCTACACGCATTCTGCCGCGAATAAGGCACCCTGCATAGGGGCCTGCTTCAAAGTAACCGCTCTCTCCCAGGTCAATGGAGGCGAGGAGGACAAAGTCAGCATATTGCAGGTTTATATTCTTAATGATGAGTTCGTCCCCCATCTCCCATTCGGAGCGGCTGCCTCTTTCAGAGTATAGCAATTCTGTACGGATGGAAAAATTATCAGT
It contains:
- the gltB gene encoding glutamate synthase large subunit, which gives rise to MSNDHTKGLYCPQLEHDACGIGCIVNIDGRREARTIQDALDMLENMEHRGGTGADPETGDGAGILLQMPHDFLSEECRKQGLQLPPPGRYGAGTIFWPVMKEVREACRELFEKEATGMGFQVLGYREVPVNKAIPGAGAARVAPFIEQVFLTHHDGLTFDDLERKLFVLRNHITHTIGRNHIHGNNGEFYMVSLSHKTLIYKGQLRTNQLRPYYTDLQEERMASAFALVHSRFSTNTFPNWKLAQPFRYLAHNGEINTIRGNVTKMKSKEAMMRSRSFTDEELKKLLPVTDPEHSDSANLDALVEMLVLSGRSLPHVMMMLVPEAWQDNKLMDTKRKAFYKYHASLMEPWDGPAALIFTDGKMVGATLDRNGLRPARYCITTDNRLIVASEAGALPVREGQILRKGRIQPGRMLVADLERGRVLHDEEVKREVVTRQPYGQWIKEQRIKLRLLPGPIHVPSGVDDNMLETYQKAFGYTREDLNTILLPMAASGKEPVGSMGADTPLAALSDQSQHLSSYFKQLFAQVSNPPIDPIRERLVMSLFTRVGESLNILDETPEHTRQVHISHPLLLNGDLQKLRNLSNRGFPYGIINATFDVEDPDGLEAGVNAICRKAEHLVLDGKKLLIISDKAISPNHAAIPSLMATGAVHHHLVRKRLRTKAGIVVEAGDVRETHHVATIIGYGASAVNPYLALDTLARLNAKGLVEGSPSTEDVFSKYRKAIGYGLLKVLSKMGISTLASYQSAQVFEILGLNSRVVDKCFAGTVSRIEGLGFKEIAREIIVRHKKAFGQETESAGLNTGGLYQWKRRGERHLFNPTTIHLLQHSTRTNNFQVYQRYARHINDQVKEAFTLRGLLDFKEVQSIPLQEVEPASEIFRRFATGAMSFGSISHEAHSTLAIAMNRIGGKSNSGEGGEDEARFERRPDGDWERSAIKQVASGRFGVTSYYLTNAEELQIKMAQGAKPGEGGQLPGHKVDDWIGRVRHSTPGVGLISPPPHHDIYSIEDLAQLIFDLKNANPKARINVKLVSEAGVGTVAAGVSKANADVVLISGADGGTGASPLSSIRHAGLPWELGLAEAHQTLVKNDLRSRITVQADGQMRTGRDLAIATLLGAEEWGISTAALVVEGCIMMRKCHLNTCPVGIATQNPELRKLYTGDPDHIVNFFTFLAEDLRRIMASLGFRTINEMVGRSDLLRMRPDVNHWKYRHLDLSPILYREFVPDNIGVYKQIAQDHGISEVLDRRLIARAEEALEQGKPVRETFHIRNTDRTTGAMLSHEVSLRYKGEGLPEDTIDYAFYGSAGQSFGAFLAPGITFSLEGEANDYFGKGLSGGKLIIRPAREATFPAEDNIIIGNVAFYGATRGKAFIRGMGGERFAVRNSGVEAVVEGVGDHACEYMTGGRIAVLGPVGRNFAAGMSGGIAYVYDKKGIFSTLCNKEMVSLDPVEDSDATYLQDLIREHKMHTESTRAEELLANWTQEVRHFVKVIPHEYKAIIEQSKDNVKMAV
- a CDS encoding discoidin domain-containing protein; translation: MKHPLTSLSPFWRDFSIRTKTIVITLSLIIGSCFYATAQNLIWEENFDGTTLDPEVWTYDVGVGVWNWGNNQELQLYTDRSENVYLENGNLVIQALRENREGYSFTSGRVKTEGRVELKYGIIEARIKMPDLANGLWPAFWLLGSENVWPASGELDIVEMGTADAIAAGKVNNRVGATAHWDYEGNYAGYGETYDAAADLSQDYHIYKMYWDSTVVKGYIDDVEYWSFDISPSGSSLEEFKTHPYFIILNLAVGGIFPDIYDPAGITAPLPAKMYVDYVRVYEVPGAEIYTPGANSYTGTFGIYTENTPVDNSLTFGTDADLFLWNNLTATTTAPYEGSEVMSFRAEAGNWFGMGIASDPLNMSAFSDGYLRMHVKTTSTATFDIGVSSGAGDSFITFVNGENLYGLVRDGQWHEVAIPLNAFNNVDFVSVSQPFMFKGDPPGAPVEIAFDNVYWEEGPARPVPTGTNFGILTETASVASELSMPQDADIFVWENTLQEVSQAPYEGSESLAYTSAPGLAWFGMGIKAAIKHDLSGFADGSLHFALKTSSTTPFSIGMKSGNVDGIGQGWVEFRNGSDPYGFVRDGQWHLVEIPLSDFSNVDLTAVNQFFQLLGTEGAIGNIEIDDIYIKGTSTGSQNPDPDPDPETPVNIALNKPATSSSSEGAGLGAANAVDGDLATRWSSNFSDPQWIQVDLQNTYDISSVALQWEAAAAASYRIEVSADGSNWNQVYSTTSGDGGLDSLSLSGTGRYIRMYGTSRTTPYGYSLYEFRVYGTQGSTTPPSPPATTCTGNGPNSTGSGVDYTYELDGKTLTFKPARAGVGSNLVILYLRKNSSSATFPGYALSADGSGNFVSELNAVDGDQIDFYYTYSVPEGGERNSAASYHEETVGQCGSVARLSAPGTPADTFEIFPNPALNQLTVRAPAGNDKATILILGADGRHIRTHTLNSTQKRMDVSQLQPGLYFLRIICQEGTTTKSWVKE
- a CDS encoding alpha/beta hydrolase: MMVKRLIFFFACLCPLSCYCQAQENRLTTTDTVVTSSEGVKVKVQFGILKVPENRDAAHSRLIDIHFALMKTTSAGITPPLIYLEGGGSPSSWQAKDPHYLTDWLPYLAQSDVLLIDQRGTHDRDLVYIWEGEFPTDVLVSEDKAARHYQKMATRALEVFRERGVDVTGYHLAENARDVEEVTAALGLEKFALFGYSYGTRISLMLLQALPRRISRAVLAATDGLDQSFNLPADADAHFAKLSAMVAADTALSRDIPDLAALLRQVMQNLKNEPVEVTVTHPLTGTSHQILVGPLGLALILRMDMDDATDIPVIPRLLYSLSKGNTKILRWFVQKRIVYFLAVPANGLSQGIESGVAPNRRQKIRRQAHSSLFGNSVNFPFYLVLDTWPKTREPLISYVDTLTVPVLFISGELDARTPPSQAQEIRKRYPSSAHLVVENAGHEQLLSHPEIKKRVMQFLNGKGLKDEQIHAGSILFIPLTGSDLPEAHPSLE
- a CDS encoding helix-turn-helix domain-containing protein, with translation MAVIQGLVLGTILISRSVRVAGKADRAGKETPVPQFPALFLGVLIILFSLILLHAVLEESIHMYNARFPVPISFGLAVGPIAYFHIRSLVHPRFRWQPAFLLHFIPSLLVDGVLFMAFFTYTANHVEWALAHIPAIQMVSLVINAFGLIQLFAYLVAGIRLHTQAGDLRPRAYHKGVKRWLKIFIRVWAAIPAFLLLVIPPAMIFIQELDQNTYLIYKPMGLLLSLAIYGLGYHYLISHFDEVGQYLSRARSMKYSVAELEDRSCQLTRFLTNEKPYLRQDLTVKSLSGLLGWPEKEVSLVIGQGLYTTFNNLINQYRVNEFLRLAGRDDTTHLSIMGIAFEAGFRSKASFYRAFKKENGLTPTEFLAQKAAS
- a CDS encoding potassium channel family protein, with protein sequence MPQEPLSILIHISGVALVLLTLIDFCFTAFIPNKEGLLTRKVSRGVYGIMFLLAGKKGTSPVLNYMGFAIMFCMSLTWIFSSWAGFTLIFLSDPYSVIHGTEKYPAEFWDVVYFVGFSLSTSGLGDFVASTKFWRIVTALASVVGIMLITMSITYLVPVISNMIQKRKVSIYLASLGESPEQIVVQSYNGEDFKSLGNHLGSLAAMVFEYSRNHLSYPILHYMHNNSPHDNIVLKMCSLDEALNIFLFHIPEDKRPEMTDLRVIRRALTQYLSTLKYTAPADDTPPLPDLDVVAEGTGIALRNREDSDINTIYKGLKKRRGLWLANIRENGYSWEDIRGTKFENNLDQPEGMAFSYDHKVFH
- a CDS encoding porin family protein, encoding MKRQPQHLIFWVGLLCLITVFESQAQPHSYFIGVKGGLNFACLTYSPEAEDESIHTGFSGGLFAEMRHTDNFSIRTELLYSERGSRSEWEMGDELIIKNINLQYADFVLLASIDLGESGYFEAGPYAGCLIRGRMRVEPGGLDDPVPLLSDHDFRRIDYGIAAGLGFRFGQLMIGARYYYGLADVARSATARSMLDSGRNRGIQLTIGVGI